In a single window of the Elaeis guineensis isolate ETL-2024a chromosome 6, EG11, whole genome shotgun sequence genome:
- the LOC105046425 gene encoding uncharacterized protein isoform X2 produces the protein MDLFHRAKAVRLRSHHDKYLMADDDEEHVRQDRNGASRNVRWTVEIVDAPAPVLRLKSLYGRYLTASNEPFLLGVTGRKVLQTVPPRLDSSVEWEPIRDGVQAKLKTRYGHFLRANGGLPPWRNSVTHDIPHRTATQDWILWDVDVIDIIPSPSASPRMPYQPADHNRPSSPANMSPKMSKMKSSSSFSGSPRKVEGRTIHYYLADDDGNLDESFEGSSFVFNGPSVEELTHKLEEETNFSDIIVCYRNPVNGKLCPLHLTLPPNNMTMHVVVVQASSKVAKTFAWPIAE, from the exons ATGGATTTGTTCCACAGGGCGAAGGCGGTCCGGCTGCGGAGCCACCACGACAAGTATTTGATGGCGGACGATGACGAGGAGCACGTGCGTCAGGACCGCAACGGGGCGTCCCGCAACGTCCGATGGACGGTTGAGATCGTGGACGCGCCCGCCCCGGTGCTGCGCCTCAAGAGCCTCTACGGCCGCTACCTCACCGCCAGCAACGAGCCCTTCCTCCTCGGCGTCACCGGCCGCAAGGTCCTCCAGACCGTGCCCCCCCGCCTCGACTCCTCCGTCGAGTGGGAGCCCATCCGCGACGGCGTCCAGGCCAAGCTCAAGACCCGCTACGGCCACTTCCTCCGCGCCAACGGCGGCCTCCCGCCATGGCGCAATTCCGTCACCCACGATATCCCCCACCGCACCGCCACACAGGATTGGATTCTGTGGGACGTCGACGTCATCGACATAATCCCCAGCCCCTCTGCTTCTCCCCGCATGCCGTATCAGCCGGCCGACCATAACAGACCTTCCTCGCCCGCCAACATGTCCCCGAAGATGTCCAAGATGAAG TCATCATCTTCTTTTTCTGGGTCGCCGCGCAAAGTGGAGGGTCGGACTATCCACTACTACCTCGCAGATGATGATGGCAACTTGGATGAGAGCTTCGAGGGATCTTCCTTCGTTTTCAATGGGCCAAGCGTGGAGGAGTTGACCCACAAATTGGAGGAGGAAACAAATTTCAGCGATATAATTGTGTGCTACCGAAATCCGGTGAATGGGAAGCTCTGCCCTCTTCATCTGACACTCCCACCTAACAATATGACGATGCATGTTGTGGTAGTCCAGGCCTCGTCAAAAG TGGCAAAGACTTTCGCTTGGCCAATTGCTGAATGA
- the LOC105046425 gene encoding uncharacterized protein isoform X1 produces MDLFHRAKAVRLRSHHDKYLMADDDEEHVRQDRNGASRNVRWTVEIVDAPAPVLRLKSLYGRYLTASNEPFLLGVTGRKVLQTVPPRLDSSVEWEPIRDGVQAKLKTRYGHFLRANGGLPPWRNSVTHDIPHRTATQDWILWDVDVIDIIPSPSASPRMPYQPADHNRPSSPANMSPKMSKMKSSSSFSGSPRKVEGRTIHYYLADDDGNLDESFEGSSFVFNGPSVEELTHKLEEETNFSDIIVCYRNPVNGKLCPLHLTLPPNNMTMHVVVVQASSKVLIPGLLDLNGCCLH; encoded by the exons ATGGATTTGTTCCACAGGGCGAAGGCGGTCCGGCTGCGGAGCCACCACGACAAGTATTTGATGGCGGACGATGACGAGGAGCACGTGCGTCAGGACCGCAACGGGGCGTCCCGCAACGTCCGATGGACGGTTGAGATCGTGGACGCGCCCGCCCCGGTGCTGCGCCTCAAGAGCCTCTACGGCCGCTACCTCACCGCCAGCAACGAGCCCTTCCTCCTCGGCGTCACCGGCCGCAAGGTCCTCCAGACCGTGCCCCCCCGCCTCGACTCCTCCGTCGAGTGGGAGCCCATCCGCGACGGCGTCCAGGCCAAGCTCAAGACCCGCTACGGCCACTTCCTCCGCGCCAACGGCGGCCTCCCGCCATGGCGCAATTCCGTCACCCACGATATCCCCCACCGCACCGCCACACAGGATTGGATTCTGTGGGACGTCGACGTCATCGACATAATCCCCAGCCCCTCTGCTTCTCCCCGCATGCCGTATCAGCCGGCCGACCATAACAGACCTTCCTCGCCCGCCAACATGTCCCCGAAGATGTCCAAGATGAAG TCATCATCTTCTTTTTCTGGGTCGCCGCGCAAAGTGGAGGGTCGGACTATCCACTACTACCTCGCAGATGATGATGGCAACTTGGATGAGAGCTTCGAGGGATCTTCCTTCGTTTTCAATGGGCCAAGCGTGGAGGAGTTGACCCACAAATTGGAGGAGGAAACAAATTTCAGCGATATAATTGTGTGCTACCGAAATCCGGTGAATGGGAAGCTCTGCCCTCTTCATCTGACACTCCCACCTAACAATATGACGATGCATGTTGTGGTAGTCCAGGCCTCGTCAAAAG TTCTGATCCCTGGACTCTTGGATTTGAACGGTTGTTGCCTGCATTAG
- the LOC105046423 gene encoding LOW QUALITY PROTEIN: pentatricopeptide repeat-containing protein At1g59720, chloroplastic/mitochondrial (The sequence of the model RefSeq protein was modified relative to this genomic sequence to represent the inferred CDS: inserted 1 base in 1 codon) — MSSSLSSALSPPPPPPPPPSPSDSPRHRHHFLPFLAATSTADLPSAHLPHPPAPTTSSYNTLIRSLSRSRDCKPLALRLYRRMLFDGTAAPPDNFTFPFVLKAAAFLSAFLEGTQIHAHILKLGFASDTYVCNSLIHFYASCGXQSLARKLFDRMLRRTRVSWNVTIDGYVANGDYDTALDLFREMQRSFTPDEYTLQSVICACGGIGSLSLGMWAHAFIFKNFDDKVVNDVLINNSLLDAYSKCGSITIARQVFDRMPTRDVTSWNVMILGLAMHGHVDECFEAFARMSEVEKLKPNSITFVGILSACDHGGLVDEGRKYFDSMVTEFGIEPRIEHYGCMVDLLARAGLIDEALDLVSNMQCKPDAVIWRSLLDACCKRNAGVEVSESVARRALEFEDVGTSGVYVLLSRVYASANRWNDVGLVRKLMIDEGIRKEPGCSSIEMDGVVHHFLAGDTSHPRSGEIYGMLHEVENKLALVGYKPDSSQAPMVAEFDDAKEDSLRFHSERLAIAFGLLNRAPGTPIRILKNLRVCRDCHAITKLISQEYNVEIIVRDRTRFHHFRDGLCSCMDYW, encoded by the exons AtgtcctcctctctctcctccgCCCTCtcgccaccaccaccacctcctcctcctccctctccatCGGACTCACCCCGCCACCGCCAtcacttcctccccttcctcgccGCCACCTCCACCGCCGACCTCCCCTCCGCCCATCTCCCCCACCCACCCGCCCCCACCACCTCTTCCTATAACACCCTCATCCGCTCCCTGTCCCGCTCCCGCGACTGCAAGCCCCTCGCCCTTCGCCTCTACCGTCGGATGCTCTTCGACGGCACAGCAGCCCCGCCAGACAACTTCACCTTTCCTTTCGTCCTCAAGGCCGCTGCCTTCCTCTCCGCCTTCTTGGAGGGCACCCAGATCCACGCCCACATCCTTAAGCTCGGCTTCGCCTCGGATACGTACGTCTGCAATAGCCTCATCCATTTCTACGCCTCCTGCG CGCAATCTCTCGCTCGCAAACTGTTCGATAGAATGCTCCGAAGAACGCGCGTCTCTTGGAACGTTACCATCGACGGATACGTCGCAAATGGGGACTACGACACCGCCTTGGACCTCTTCAGAGAGATGCAGAGATCGTTCACACCGGACGAGTACACTCTTCAGAGCGTCATCTGCGCTTGTGGGGGAATCGGGTCTCTGTCTCTGGGGATGTGGGCTCATGCCTTTATATTCAAAAACTTTGATGACAAAGTGGTGAATGATGTTCTGATAAACAATTCGTTGCTCGACGCGTACTCAAAATGCGGGTCGATAACCATCGCTCGTCAAGTGTTTGACAGAATGCCCACGCGGGATGTGACCTCGTGGAATGTGATGATTCTTGGGCTTGCAATGCATGGCCATGTCGATGAGTGCTTCGAGGCCTTTGCACGAATGTCGGAAGTGGAGAAATTGAAGCCCAATTCGATCACATTCGTTGGCATCCTGAGCGCATGCGACCATGGAGGTTTGGTGGATGAGGGTAGAAAATATTTTGATTCGATGGTTACCGAGTTTGGGATTGAACCAAGAATTGAGCACTACGGCTGCATGGTGGATCTTCTTGCTCGAGCGGGGTTGATAGATGAAGCTCTAGACCTTGTGTCGAACATGCAATGCAAGCCCGATGCAGTGATTTGGCGGAGTCTTCTCGATGCTTGTTGCAAGAGAAATGCAGGAGTTGAGGTCAGTGAGTCGGTGGCCAGACGGGCTCTAGAATTTGAGGATGTCGGCACCAGCGGTGTTTATGTTCTCCTGTCGAGAGTTTATGCCTCGGCAAACCGGTGGAATGATGTAGGTTTGGTTCGGAAGCTAATGATTGATGAGGGGATCAGAAAGGAGCCAGGCTGCAGTTCGATCGAGATGGATGGTGTTGTTCATCATTTTCTTGCTGGCGATACCTCGCATCCTCGATCGGGAGAAATATATGGGATGCTTCATGAAGTAGAAAACAAGCTTGCATTGGTTGGGTATAAACCGGACTCCTCGCAGGCACCAATGGTGGCTGAGTTTGATGATGCGAAAGAAGACTCGTTACGCTTCCACAGTGAGAGGCTAGCTATAGCTTTCGGGCTGCTTAACAGGGCGCCAGGGACCCCAATTAGGATATTGAAGAACCTGAGGGTGTGCAGAGACTGCCACGCCATTACTAAACTGATTTCACAGGAGTACAATGTGGAGATCATCGTGAGAGACCGAACTAGATTTCACCATTTCAGAGATGGTTTGTGTTCTTGCATGGACTATTGGTGA
- the LOC105046422 gene encoding plasma membrane ATPase 3 codes for MGDKAATLEAVLKEAVDLENIPLEEVFENLRCTREGLTTEQAEERLAIFGHNKLEEKKESKILKFLGFMWNPLSWVMEAAAIMAIALANGGGKPPDWQDFVGIITLLLINSTISFIEENNAGNAAAALMARLAPKAKVLRDGRWTEEEAAILVPGDIISIKLGDIIPADARLLDGDPLKIDQSALTGESLPVTKGPGDGVYSGSTCKQGEIEAVVIATGVHTFFGKAAHLVDSTNQVGHFQKVLTAIGNFCICSIAMGMCTEIIVMYPIQDRPYRPGIDNLLVLLIGGIPIAMPTVLSVTMAIGSHRLAQQGAITKRMTAIEEMAGMDVLCSDKTGTLTLNKLTVDKNLVEVFAKGVTPDTVILMAARASRTENQDAIDTAIVNMLADPKEARAGIQEVHFLPFNPTDKRTALTYIDSDGKMHRVSKGAPEQILNLALNKSEIERRVHAVIDKFAERGLRSLAVAYQEVPEGRKESPGGSWQFIGLMPLFDPPRHDSAETIRRALNLGVNVKMITGDQLAIAKETGRRLGMGTNMYPSSALLGHNKDESIAALPVDELIEKADGFAGVFPEHKYEIVKRLQARKHICGMTGDGVNDAPALKKADIGIAVADATDAARSASDIVLTEPGLSVIISAVLTSRAIFQRMKNYTIYAVSITIRIVLGFMLLALIWKFDFPPFMVLIIAILNDGTIMTISKDRVKPSPQPDSWKLSEIFATGIILGGYLAMMTVIFFWAAYKTNFFPRVFHVESLEKTAQDDFQKLASAVYLQVSTISQALIFVTRSRSWSFVERPGLLLVTAFLVAQLIATLIAVYADWGFAAIKGIGWGWAGVIWLYNIIFYFPLDIIKFLIRYALSGRAWDLVIEQRIAFTRQKDFGKEARELKWAHAQRTLHGLHPPDTKMFSERTNFTELNQLAEEAKRRAEIARLRELHTLKGHVESVVRLKGLDIDTIQQAYTV; via the exons ATGGGGGATAAGGCGGCGACGCTGGAGGCCGTCCTCAAGGAGGCTGTCGATTTG GAGAACATACCCTTGGAGGAGGTATTTGAGAATCTGAGATGCACGCGGGAGGGGCTGACAACAGAGCAGGCGGAGGAGCGGCTCGCCATCTTCGGCCACAACAAGCTCGAGGAAAAGAAg GAGAGCAAGATTTTGAAATTCCTGGGGTTCATGTGGAATCCGCTGTCGTGGGTGATGGAGGCCGCGGCCATCATGGCCATCGCCCTCGCGAATGGAGGG GGGAAGCCCCCAGACTGGCAGGATTTCGTAGGGATTATTACCCTGCTTCTGATCAACTCGACGATCAGCTTCATCGAGGAGAACAACGCTGGCAACGCCGCGGCGGCCCTCATGGCCCGCCTCGCGCCAAAAGCCAAG gtGCTCAGGGATGGCAGGTGGACAGAGGAGGAAGCGGCTATCCTTGTTCCAGGGGACATTATTAGCATCAAGCTTGGAGATATCATCCCTGCGGATGCCCGTCTCCTTGATGGAGATCCGCTGAAAATTGATCAG TCTGCTCTTACCGGAGAATCGCTGCCGGTTACCAAAGGTCCCGGTGATGGTGTATACTCTGGTTCCACGTGCAAGCAGGGTGAGATCGAGGCTGTCGTTATTGCTACAGGTGTTCACACTTTCTTTGGCAAGGCTGCACATCTGGTGGACTCGACGAACCAAGTTGGACACTTCCAAAAG GTCTTGACTGCTATAGGGAATTTCTGCATTTGTTCGATTGCCATGGGAATGTGTACCGAGATTATTGTTATGTATCCGATCCAAGACAGGCCTTATCGCCCTGGAATTGATAATCTCTTGGTTCTGCTCATTGGAGGGATCCCCATAGCCATGCCCACGGTTCTATCTGTCACTATGGCAATTGGCTCTCATCGCTTGGCTCAGCAG GGAGCCATTACAAAGAGAATGACTGCAATTGAAGAAATGGCTGGCATGGATGTGCTTTGCAGTGACAAAACAGGAACTCTTACTCTGAACAAGCTAACAGTGGACAAGAACCTTGTTGAG GTTTTTGCAAAAGGTGTAACCCCAGACACTGTAATTCTAATGGCTGCTAGAGCCTCAAGAACTGAGAACCAAGATGCTATAGACACTGCTATAGTTAACATGCTTGCCGACCCAAAGGAG GCACGTGCTGGTATTCAAGAGGTGCATTTTCTGCCGTTTAATCCTACTGACAAAAGGACTGCTCTGACATATATCGATAGTGATGGGAAAATGCATCGTGTCAGCAAAGGTGCCCCAGAACAG ATCCTAAATCTTGCACTTAACAAGTCAGAGATAGAGCGTAGGGTCCATGCTGTGATTGATAAATTTGCTGAGCGGGGGCTTCGCTCGCTTGCTGTTGCATATCAG GAAGTTCcagaaggaaggaaagagagtCCAGGAGGTTCATGGCAGTTCATTGGCCTCATGCCACTTTTTGACCCCCCAAGACATGACAGTGCAGAAACAATTCGGAGGGCACTCAACCTGGGTGTTAATGTCAAAATGATCACCG GTGATCAGTTGGCCATAGCGAAGGAAACTGGCCGTCGTTTGGGGATGGGTACAAACATGTATCCCTCATCTGCTTTACTGGGTCACAACAAGGATGAGTCAATAGCTGCTTTGCCAGTTGATGAACTAATAGAGAAGGCTGATGGTTTTGCTGGTGTTTTTCCAG AGCACAAGTATGAGATTGTTAAACGCTTGCAAGCGAGGAAGCATATATGTGGTATGACTGGTGATGGTGTGAATGATGCTCCTGCCCTAAAGAAGGCTGATATTGGGATAGCAGTTGCTGATGCAACTGATGCAGCTCGCAGCGCTTCTGATATTGTTCTTACAGAACCCGGTCTAAGTGTCATTATCAGTGCTGTGCTGACCAGTCGTGCTATTTTTCAGAGAATGAAAAACTACACT ATCTATGCAGTTTCAATTACAATCCGTATTGTG CTCGGTTTCATGCTGCTCGCTCTCATTTGGAAGTTCGACTTCCCACCATTTATGGTCCTTATCATTGCAATCCTCAATGATG GTACCATAATGACTATATCAAAGGATAGGGTGAAACCATCTCCTCAGCCTGACAGTTGGAAGCTGTCTGAGATTTTTGCAACTGGAATCATCCTTGGTGGTTATTTGGCAATGATGACAGTCATTTTCTTCTGGGCTGCATACAAGACTAACTTCTTTCCG AGGGTATTCCACGTTGAAAGCCTTGAGAAAACAGCTCAGGATGACTTTCAGAAACTTGCCTCTGCTGTCTACCTGCAAGTGAGTACCATTAGTCAGGCACTCATATTTGTGACGCGATCCCGCAGTTGGTCCTTTGTTGAGCGGCCTGGTTTGTTGCTTGTTACTGCTTTCTTGGTTGCTCAGCTG ATTGCTACGCTGATAGCCGTGTATGCTGACTGGGGATTTGCTGCAATCAAAGGGATTGGATGGGGCTGGGCAGGTGTCATCTGGCTTTATAACATCATCTTCTATTTTCCACTTGATATAATCAAGTTCCTAATCCGCTATGCTCTGAGCGGGAGGGCATGGGATCTTGTCATCGAACAAAGA ATTGCATTTACAAGGCAGAAGGACTTTGGAAAGGAAGCTAGGGAGCTCAAGTGGGCACATGCTCAGAGAACACTGCATGGGCTGCACCCTCCTGACACCAAGATGTTTAGTGAGAGGACCAACTTCACCGAACTTAATCAATTGGCGGAAGAGGCCAAAAGGCGAGCTGAGATTGCTAG GCTGAGGGAATTGCACACATTAAAGGGACATGTGGAGTCTGTCGTGAGGCTGAAGGGCTTGGATATCGACACCATTCAGCAAGCCTACACTGTGTGA
- the LOC140858854 gene encoding uncharacterized protein, whose amino-acid sequence MTGPGRRHSRDRQQAPLDDTHPHFSILHDDSEDLDETQLPESTEPPSAQPELAQSEAMVPQHHPLTGTQHRRAVRGPSRGLVLEKYVHTHNEKPKVHIFRDHPVGTEASIVANEISLYMWNHFPWAAESFKHVAPRYRDALVSHIRDNIDFEDCTDEEVTACILKMAANRYRDRRCRLHKYCNELQAKGIDPVTQPYRNWAGSSDDWRWLCEHFGTEAFQRRSEANKVNRSKIDSIHTQGSASFAQGTKRMVCNYICNHTL is encoded by the exons atgactggtcctggacgtagacattcacgggataggcagcaggctccgcttgatgatacacatcctcactttagcattttgcatgatgactcagaggatttagatgagactcagttgcccgagtccacagagccgcctagtgctcagccagagcttgcccagtcggaggccatggtaccgcagcatcatccccttacag gaacacagcatcgacgtgcagtgcgtggtcctagtaggggtcttgttttggaaaaatatgtgcatacacacaatgaaaaaccgaaggtacatatatttcgagatcatccggttggcacagaggccagtatcgtcgcaaatgagatcagtttgtatatgtggaatcattttccgtgggctgctgaaagtttcaagcatgtagctcctcgataccgtgatgctctagtctctcacatcagg gataatattgacttcgaggattgcactgacgaagaagtgacggcatgtattctcaaaatggctgcaaatagatacagagatcggcgatgtaggcttcataaatactgcaatgagctgcaggcgaaggggattgatcctgtgacccagccatacagaaattgggctgggtctagtgacgattggcggtggttatgtgagcattttggaactgaggcatttcag cgacgatcagaggcgaataaggtgaataggagcaagattgattctattcacacgcaaggaagtgcctcttttgcacagggaaCGAAGAGGATGGTatgtaactacatttgcaatcatactttgtaa